The genomic region CGCTGATGAAGGACGCCCTCCCGATCTCGGCCAGCGGCCTTGGGCTTTCGGGCGGATCTCGCAGCACCGGTGGCGGCAACAACGTGGACTCCGCGGGCAGCAACACGCTTACGGGACTGAGCGGGAGCCACGTGTTCGAGCTGCGGTACACGGGGTCCGTGGTCGCCAATGGTGCGAACAGCTCGATCTTCTGTGCCGACAAGACGAGCGCGACGGCGTCGTGGGGCATGGACGGGACGATGACCGGGGAGTGCAATGCGCCCGCCGACTTCTTTAAGTACTCGAGCGCGGGCTCCCGGGACGCGGACGGCCTCTTCATGCCGGCGACCGTGACGATCACCGCGGTCGTCCCTGAGCCGGGAACGCTGCTCCTGCTCACTGCGGGCCTCGTGGGCCTCGGTGTTCAGGGCCGGCGGCGCGCCTAGCGCCGGCAGATCTGGCGTCGCGGGGCTGCCCCGCGAACGAGCGCCCCGGGCCTTGGGCCCGGGGCGCTTCGCGATCAGGGTCCAAATCCTCCCCCGGACAAGGCTTCGAATTGGGCGCTATCGGACGTAGCCCATCAAGCGCCCGCTTCTTCTTCCTGGGCGCTTCGACTCGGCCAATCTCGATCACGTCGTCGACAAGGCGAGCTACCGCCGCGAGGAGCCGAAGCTCCGCGAGGCGCTGCTGAACGCCCAGTTCGATCTCGCGCAGCAGGCGCGCTTTCCGGTGCTGATCGTGATCGGGGGCGTGGAGGGAGCGGGCAAGAGCGAGACGGTGAACCTGCTCAACGAGTGGATGGATCCCCGCCACATCCACACGCACGCCTTCCCGCCGCCGTCGGACGAGGAGCGCGAGCGGCCGCGCATGTGGCGCTTCTGGCGGCACCTGCCGCGCCGGGGGCGGTTCGTGCTCTTCGACCGCTCGTGGTACGG from Deltaproteobacteria bacterium harbors:
- a CDS encoding PEP-CTERM sorting domain-containing protein, with protein sequence MTKITHLLLAGAAGLVLCAGSVPAGALTISATYSNTTTDNDNHADEDAVTGSNWIGSSSVTIADAVSNSATVERRFAGQAGAYNDGNITQSVDATVTWTVTASPNVVYSILFAPEFHGYVKIYDELADESGDGASLGGFSASLMKDALPISASGLGLSGGSRSTGGGNNVDSAGSNTLTGLSGSHVFELRYTGSVVANGANSSIFCADKTSATASWGMDGTMTGECNAPADFFKYSSAGSRDADGLFMPATVTITAVVPEPGTLLLLTAGLVGLGVQGRRRA